The Neurospora crassa OR74A linkage group I, whole genome shotgun sequence genome segment GAAGAGGGAGCAATATCCTAGGATTTGAAGGCATGGAAAAGATCACAGTACCTGAATCACAAGCTCACCAGGTCTTAACCGTTCATCAATAATTTCTCTTGTGTCTTTATGAAGCCATCCGATACTGTAAATTCGAGGATGTAGTTGTGGTAGACCCGGACGATGCTTGGAACAGCAAAACGGAAGTGAACATCTTTCTCAAGAGTCAAAGGAGCGACATGATTGGACAGATGCAAGGGGCCGCCACACCCGGACGGTGCCGCAGTGCATCGTCAGGTCAGTCGAGAAAAAGGTCGTTCGGTCAGCAATTTGACATCTGCTGATTTTCTCAATCTCCATCTGGACACCTTTCCAGAACATGACCTTTGGGAGATCTAATTCGTACCAATTGATCGCTCTTTCGTCCGGAGTGAAACAAACAGAATGCTTCGCCTCCTTTGTATGGAGGCCCAGGTTCGGGATGATTATTAAGACGAAGTCCGGTACGGGAAATCAGACATAACAGCCGGTAGTGGACAGATCATTCGAAAACACATCTCCGCCTAGAACTATATGTCCCCTAGTCTCCCACATGTCCATTTCTTTCAGTGTGTCTGTCTCTTTGTTGTTTCCCTACCTTATTCAGCCCGTTATTGACTGCGCTTGCCTCACCCGGACCCCTGTCAGTGCGCTGTCCGTGTGTGCTTTATCGAATCTTCGATAAGAATTCCTTCCCTTCGGCAGCCTGTCACAGAAGACAGATAACCCCTGCAGAGAGCGACGTCACAGTCTAGACACGTTGAACTGGCCCCTAAAAGTGTACCTCGAGCATCTCGGGAAGCACCACGGATTaccaggtagaggtaccttttcATCTCTACACGGGCATTGCTATACGTCGAAAACATCGGATTATCTGAGAACAGCTACGGTCTGGCCACCGTTGCCCCGAAACCCTTGGAAGACCCAAGGTCAACGTATAATTAGCTAGACTGGCCTCTTTCAAGCTGCCGCTTGCGCCTGGAGGAGACAAGTTCCGGAcaagcaacaacagccgCTCACCATGAAGCCCGCATCGCGGCTTTTCTACTTGTCGCTCTTTGCGCTCTGGAGTCCCGAAGCGCAGTGTAAGAGCGATGAATCATGCGCTGTAAGTCCAAGGTACCGTGCACTAGTAGGGAGCTGTCCGAAGCTAACAGGCAATTCTCCTCCTAGATATCACCAAAAGCCATTGTCAGTGATGCATGCGCCTCCTATTCCACCCTCGAACAGCTCAACCGCGACATCAAGCCCGCCCTCGAGGACCTAACACGGACGACCGATTTCTTCTCACATTACCGCCTGAACCTCTTCAACAAGGAATGTCCCTTCTGGAACGACGAGAACGGCATGTGCGGGAACATCGCCTGCGCCGTGGAGACCCTCGACAACGAAGAAGACATACCCGAAGTATGGCGTGCCAAAGAGCTTGGCAAGCTCGAAGGACCCCGGGCTAAGCATCCGGGAAAGTCCGTCCAGAAAGAAGAACCAAAGCGTCCGCTCCAGGGCAAGCTAGGCGAGGACGTAGGCGAGTCCTGCGTGGTGGAATACGACGACGAATGCGACGACCGCGACTACTGCGTACCGGACGACGAAGGCGCATCCTCCAAGGGCGATTACGTTTCTCTCCTGCGTAATCCTGAGCGCTTCACTGGGTATGCCGGCGACGGCGCCAAGCAGGTCTGGGACGCCATCTACCGCGAGAACTGCTTCCAGAAATCCTCCTTCCCCAAGTCCGCATCGTTGGGCGACACCTACTCAGTCCCCAAGAATCCCGCAGCCCAGGATTTCCGCGCTGTCATGCAAGCTGCCGGTCGGCAGCATATGCTCGAGCAGCAGCGCGAGCAGAACCCGCTGGTCCCCTTCGTCACCAAGACCGGTCTCGAGAGCGAAGACGAGTGTCTCGAGAAGCGCGTCTTCTACAAGATCGTCAGCGGCATGCACGCGTCCATCTCGACGCACCTCTGCTGGGACTTTTTGAATCAGACCACCGGCCAGTGGCAGCCCAACTTGTCCTGCTACATCAACCGCCTGCACAAGTTCCCCGAACGCATCAGCAATCTGTACTTTAACTACGCCCTGCTCACCCGCGCCGTCGCCAAACTCGGGCCTTACCTCTCCTCCCACGAGGAGTACACCTTTTGCACGGGCGACCCGGCCCAAGACGCCGACACACGCGCCAAGGTCCTCGCTGTCACCTCTAAGGCCGCTAACACCGTGCCTGGACCTGTGTTCGACGAGTCGATCATGTTCAAGAACGGCGAGGGCCCTTCGCTGAAGGAAGACTTCCGCAACCGCTTCCGCAACATCTCAAGACTGATGGACTGCGTCGGCTGCGACAAGTGTCGATTGTGGGGCAAGTTACAGACGGCCGGATACGGAACTGCGCTCAAGGTTCTCTTCGAGTTCGCTAACAACGACACTTCCGCGACATCTTCTGAGACTGACGAGATCCCGTTCAAGCTTAAGCGCACCGAGCTGGTGGCACTGTTCAACACTTATGCGCGGTTGAGCAGCAGTTTGGACGCTATTCAGAAATTTAGGGCGATGGTTgaggagagcgaggagggACAACAACCTCAATCCCACGAACAGATCGAAGGATCCGAAAATTCGGGAGCCCATCACATCCCTGACCGAGCCAAGAAGCCGAGACACGTTATCGTTCCGACGCCCGATGCCGCTGATCACGCTGAAGCGTCCGACACAAATACAGCCACAACCGCTGTAGACGAGGCCAAAGCGGCGGGGGTTACTCCTGCTCCGAAGGTTGAGCATCAGCAACAGGTTGAGGTTGACAacaacgatgatgatgatgatgatgatgaattcCACGAGTTCCAGCGACAACCGCAACAGCCCGATACCGACCCCAACTTTGTCTACAAGAAGAGAACCCTCAAGGATGACTTCGAAAACGAGTTCAGGGCGGTATTCGCGGCATTCAAGCTGGTGATCAGGAGCTATCTCAATTTGCCTGCATTGATGTGAGTTTTCTTATCCCTCTGTTTCCACATTCCATTCCTCCTCTGGCCTTTTGTCACTCGTTGGTGCTGTTCACTTTGTTAACGAATTGGTCAATCACGAAATAGCTACGAAATTACCATCACCGAACTTAAACGCTTCTGGCAGTTTTACGTCGGTTTGCCCGTCATGCCGCGGACTTGGGAGTTCAGGAGACCTAGTCTTGATGAGCTTTGATGCAAGCTTAAGTTTTCTTTCAGCTTTGATATCGACCAGAGTAATAGACTATTCTATGAGGTAGAGAGACGGAGCCTTTTTCTTCATTCttgtttattttataataaaagccAGGCTTTTTTTTGTTAGTCGTTGGAATCACACTATCATGACAAATGTTGATGGGATCAAAAAATGATGCTTTTCATGTTATACCACTCGCTTGGCGTTTCTCCTTGGCCCTCGGTCTCATGGTCAatacatacacacacagCGTAAACACCAATCAATCACTTTTCGTGTGTACCTGTATGACTCTTTCAAGTACTCTACTACGCGCACGTTGGTgggcatcttcttcttctctggttttttttttctttctttttctttctttttctttctttttctttctttttctttctttttctttctttttcttttcacgTTGCATGTTCCGCCCCCTTCCCCAGGTTTCTCCGTCCGATTAGATACTAGGTGACATACAGGTAGCTCCCAGTTTGAATTATCCGTGTCTATGGAACACTTGCATGTGATTTCGAACTTGTTACATGCATCAACCACTCATCCTGTTTTTGGTCCGCCGAATATGATGTCCTTGTTTCGAAGCTTGGAGAAAGGGTCTTCTGGACAAAGTGTCTGATGCAGGCTGGCTGTAGAGACTCTTtggggggggaaaaaaaagaaaaaaaggaaaaacaaaggaggagagagagagagagatagcaacaaaagggggaaaaaaagagcgaagaaaagaaagaagaatatgCTTTCCCCTCCTTGAGCACTGGACAGGGCATAACACGGCGCGCTACAAGCCAACATACCGTAGAGTATTGCGAGACTGGCCCAACactatctttttttttttttttttaagggCGCCGGGCAGATAGCAGAAAAGATGGCCAGAATTATGCCTGCGCTCCCCTGTGAGCACGCATATGCCGGtaggaaaataatacttttccAGTTAGTGAAAACTCGAGGACATATGCCTACCACTTGTCAATTTACACACACATGCTAATGCACAGCGGCCAGCCTAAATCTGCCAGCTACCTACATATACTTGTACATATACCATATACCATATGTCCGACGCCCCAAAGAGGGATACCGCACAAAGACTCGGGCGAATGATCTTTACTTAGGTTTCCTGGATATCAGGCACAATCTGCAAGTATAGGTACTGCCGAGAATTTGTGCATTTTATGCCCACCAAAATAAGTGAGGGAGGCGTGTTGCTACCGTGGAAGACTGTGAATTTGAATTTTCTAATGTCCTACTCACCTTTTTCCTACTATCTTCCCCAAGGAGTTGTTGGAAGGTGGTGATATCCAAAATCACCGTCTTGCACACGACttttgatgatgacggtTTCTTGCAACGATCCATTTCCAGATATGTTGGAAAATGACCTAGAGACTCTCACCTGATGGAAAGCCTGAAGTATGGTACTTAGTACACAAACGGCATCTCCATgtcgttttttttcttagaCGAAATGTTTTGGATATCTGTAACTGCTCTCTCCCTTGCGCGACAAACGTCTGAATCCAGGTGCATATCGAGAAATTGTCGGGACGAGAAGACTCGATCGCATCCGGGGCACGAAAACCGTTCTGCATCGTTGTCGAGGCCCTTTGATATCTCCAGGTGGGACTCGAGGCAATGCAGGCAATCTCTCCCCTCCGTATCGAAATACTCTTCGGGGTTGCACCCATGCTCGGAAGGGCTTGAGTTGCTTTCTTCCCCTTGGCCCTAACAGACTGAGGGCGTTCCTAGGCCAGATGAGTATGGCTTGACGCGTGAGAACTGGCAAGGCCAGCGTTCCTATGTAGTCTTGACTGGTAAGGCGAGACCCTTATCAGGTAGCTCGAACCTGGTAACGTGGTTTCCAATCTTGACCTTGACCGTTTCAACGCGAAAACTTGAGCCAGTACAAAGTTTGTCCCTGATCGACATGTTTTCACTATACATGGTTTTGCAGTCGTCAAAGATTGAATCCGTCAGCTGCTTCAACGATTCACTTGGACGAGCGTGAGTCCAGGCTATCGTGACGTGAAAGCGGTAGCCCATGTCTTGCGAATCATAGAGTGGCGGTTGACCGTACTCTTTCGCGGTCTTGTTGCATCGTTGAAGTAGGGTGGTCAGTCGTGGGTTGGGGCTCGAATCTGCAGTGGTCATGCCAGTGTTCTGAACCTCACGCACCCGCAGGACTAAGAACGATCGGGTGCTTTCCTCGGATCGATACCAATTGACTCCTCCGGAAAAGTCCACCACGAAAGGGCTTACACCACTTGACCTCAACGCTCTGGTTACATCGTCAAGAAAAGCGTCTTTATTCTTTGAGGTCAGTGTAAGTGGGGCCGACAGGCTGATGTGCAATGGCTTGTCCACAGGTAACTCTGGATCTCGCAAGGCCGTGCTGATTTTGACTCCCTCGAGGTCGGGGTAACgttgagcagcagcagctacCCTGGTCTGAAGCTTGTCAACAAGCGACGAGAGGAGCTCACGATCCCCTGAGCTGGGATCCCAATCGATATATACGTGGCTCGGCCAGTTGCCGGGAATATGAGGGACCTGGCGCTGACGTCCTTGGTGCAGGGAAGGATCGTCAGAGACAGCAGTTCGAGTGTTAGAGGCGTATAAATCATTGAAGCGATCTGAGATGGGTGGGAGAGATGATGTTGACTTGGGTGCCGGTTTTGGCGGTATGGTGTGGGTGCCAGAGCTTCGGCCAAGTGGGGCAATCGGAGTGGAAGCCGGAGCCGAGGGTGGGGCCCGAGTGCCGATGTCACCGTTCCGGCGCTTCTTGAGCTGGGGAGGAATATTTGTTGAACTTGATTTTGGTCCGTCCGATGAGCTTCCACACTCGGACTCGGATCCGGACCCGGAATCATAATCTACCAGAGGCCGTTTCATGACTGGCCTGTAACGGGCGGCTTGGTGACGGAGGTTGCTGAGAAGATAGCTGGCTGACCGGCTGAGTAGAGGGGAGCTGATGTCTGGCTCTAAATGTGTGGCCGAGTGGGTGGTGTACCATACAAAAAAGAAACGCCCTAAAGAAAGAACGGTCAAGCCAACCTCCGGGCGAATGGCCGAAAAGAGAGTCAAGATGTTCCGGTAACAAAAGAATGAAACTCGGTTTGAAGTTGCTGAGCTTGGGAATGGTTTCGCCAGATCGTCGAGGTTTGCTCGAAAGATTTTTGAGGTTGAGTTGCCGCGGTGCCTGGCTCACTGGGTTCTTTCATTTCTGTGTCGCGACGGGAATTTTGAAGCGTGAAGTAGACTCGACGGCAAGATTGAGCGAGCCCTTGGCAAGACATGGCGGTAACCGCGGCTTCCACCTGCACTCCCGCActttcttccctctctcCGATCTGGCCTTCTATCCGCACATCGATTAGATTCAAGTTGCTGTCTCTTTGATGCAGACGATGACTTCTTTCTAAACTTGCTGTGTAGATTCAAGTCATATTTCTAATCCAGCCATTGTATGtaccctaggtacctacctactgtagGCCCCAAATGACCTGCAGTGCCTTCCACTACTTTCCATGTGTGGGCAGAATCTTTCAGTTTGTCAATATCATCACCCGCACCCCGCAACCACGACCGACCAGCC includes the following:
- a CDS encoding endoplasmic oxidoreductin-1; the encoded protein is MKPASRLFYLSLFALWSPEAQCKSDESCAISPKAIVSDACASYSTLEQLNRDIKPALEDLTRTTDFFSHYRLNLFNKECPFWNDENGMCGNIACAVETLDNEEDIPEVWRAKELGKLEGPRAKHPGKSVQKEEPKRPLQGKLGEDVGESCVVEYDDECDDRDYCVPDDEGASSKGDYVSLLRNPERFTGYAGDGAKQVWDAIYRENCFQKSSFPKSASLGDTYSVPKNPAAQDFRAVMQAAGRQHMLEQQREQNPLVPFVTKTGLESEDECLEKRVFYKIVSGMHASISTHLCWDFLNQTTGQWQPNLSCYINRLHKFPERISNLYFNYALLTRAVAKLGPYLSSHEEYTFCTGDPAQDADTRAKVLAVTSKAANTVPGPVFDESIMFKNGEGPSLKEDFRNRFRNISRLMDCVGCDKCRLWGKLQTAGYGTALKVLFEFANNDTSATSSETDEIPFKLKRTELVALFNTYARLSSSLDAIQKFRAMVEESEEGQQPQSHEQIEGSENSGAHHIPDRAKKPRHVIVPTPDAADHAEASDTNTATTAVDEAKAAGVTPAPKVEHQQQVEVDNNDDDDDDDEFHEFQRQPQQPDTDPNFVYKKRTLKDDFENEFRAVFAAFKLVIRSYLNLPALIYEITITELKRFWQFYVGLPVMPRTWEFRRPSLDEL